The following coding sequences are from one Bos indicus x Bos taurus breed Angus x Brahman F1 hybrid chromosome 5, Bos_hybrid_MaternalHap_v2.0, whole genome shotgun sequence window:
- the LAG3 gene encoding lymphocyte activation gene 3 protein has translation MLWEAWFQVWLFLQLLWAAAVEAPEPGAEVPVVWAQEGAPAQLPCSPTIPLQDLSLPRTRQVTWQHVPESGSAAPTPRGPGPRRYTVLRLAPGGLRIGKLPLQPRVQLEEMGLQRGDFSLWLRPARRADAGEYHAAVRFGNRALACRLRLRVGQAAVTASPPGPLWTSSWVVLNCSFSRPDLPASVHWFRGPGRVPVQESPHHHLVGNFLFLPQVSSLDSGTWGCSLTYRDGFNVSITYNLAVLGLEPRAPLTVYAGAGSKVELPCRLPPGVGIQSSLTAMWTPPGEGPDLLVAGDRNNFTLRLEAVGQAQAGTYTCRVHLQGRQLSATVTLAVITVTPKPYGSSGSLRKPFCEVTPASGQERFVWSPLDKRSQRRSPGPWLLTPDARPLSQPWQCHLYQGERLLGTAVYLTELSHPGAQRSGRALGAGRTAHLPLLILGLLFLLLLVTGASSFHLWRRQWRPRRFSALEHGTHPSQASSKTGELEPELEPEPDPEVEPEPEPEPESQPQLQPEQP, from the exons ATGCTGTGGGAGGCTTGGTTCCAGGTCTGGCTGTTTCTGCAACTCCTATGGGCGGCTGCAG TGGAGGCTCCAGAGCCCGGGGCAGAGGTCCCAGTGGTGTGGGCCCAGGAGGGGGCTCCTGCCCAGCTCCCCTGCAGCCCCACAATCCCCCTCCAGGATCTCAGCCTTCCGCGGACAAGACAAGTCACTTGGCAGCATGTACCAGAGAG TGGCTCCGCGGCGCCCACCCCCCGGGGTCCCGGGCCCCGCCGCTACACAGTGCTGAGGCTGGCCCCCGGAGGCCTGCGCATTGGCAAGCTGCCCCTGCAGCCCCGCGTGCAGCTGGAAGAAATGGGCCTCCAGCGTGGGGACTTCTCGCTGTGGCTGCGCCCGGCCCGACGCGCCGACGCCGGCGAGTACCACGCCGCCGTGCGCTTCGGGAACCGCGCCCTTGCCTGCCGCCTCCGTCTGCGCGTGGGCCAGGCGGCGG TGACCGCCAGCCCCCCAGGGCCTCTGTGGACCTCCAGTTGGGTGGTCTTGAACTGCTCCTTCAGCCGCCCTGACCTCCCAGCCTCCGTGCACTGGTTCCGAGGCCCAGGCAGAGTCCCTGTTCAGGAGTCCCCACATCATCACTTAGTTGGAAACTTCCTCTTCCTGCCCCAAGTCAGCTCCTTGGACTCTGGGACCTGGGGCTGCAGTCTCACCTACAGAGATGGCTTCAATGTCTCCATCACGTACAACCTAGCTGTTCTGG gCCTGGAGCCCCGAGCCCCTCTGACAGTGTACGCTGGAGCCGGTTCCAAGGTGGAGCTGCCCTGCCGCCTGCCTCCCGGTGTGGGGATCCAGTCTTCTCTCACTGCCATGTGGACCCCGCCCGGGGAAGGCCCTGATCTCCTGGTGGCTGGAGACCGGAACAACTTTACCCTTCGACTGGAGGCTGTGGGTCAGGCTCAGGCCGGGACCTACACCTGCCGCGTCCACCTGCAAGGGCGGCAGCTCAGTGCCACTGTCACTTTGGCAGTCATCACAG TCACTCCCAAGCCCTATGGATCATCTGGCAGCCTGAGAAAACCCTTCTGTGAGGTGACTCCGGCATCTGGACAAGAGCGCTTTGTGTGGAGCCCCCTGGACAAGCGGTCTCAGAGGCGTTCCCCAGGCCCCTGGCTGCTGACACCGGACGCCAGACCCCTCTCTCAGCCCTGGCAGTGCCATCTGTACCAGGGGGAGAGGCTTCTTGGGACCGCGGTGTACCTCACCGAGCTGTCTCATCCAG GTGCCCAGCGCTCTGGGAGAGCCCTGGGGGCGGGGAGAACAGCTCACCTCCCTCTCCTCATCCTTGGTCTCCTGTTCCTGCTTCTGTTGGTGACTGGAGCCTCTAGCTTTCACCTTTGGAGAAGACAG TGGCGACCCAGAAGATTCTCTGCCTTAGAGCATGGGACTCACCCCTCTCAGGCTTCGAGCAAGACAGGGGAGCTGGAGCCAGAGCTGGAGCCAGAACCAGATCCGGAGGTAGAACCGGAACCGGAACCTGAGCCGGAGTCTCAGCCACAGCTGCAGCCAGAGCAACCCTGA